The DNA region TTGCCTACAACATGTTCGATGAAATGTGACATCTTTGAAACACCATCAAAAGGATGAGAAACAGAGAAATTACAAATCCCCATTAAAGTTGATGTTGGAGAAGACATCAAACAGTTACAACAATGGTTAATTATGTTACGAAGCTGCCGAGGAATGTGAGCAAAAAAACAAATCTTTCGATTACAATTCTTCCCATCTTTACAAACCTCTGTTCTATAACGAGCTGGATGAAGCCATGATTCAAAAACCCCATGTGAGAACTCACAGTTATCTCCCATGTTACAACTTCCTCGCCGGAAATCAGCACAAACGGTAGAAGAGTAATGATATCGCCGGGGATCTCTCCGGCGAGCCTTTTCTCCTGGATGAGCAAATGGGCAATCTGTCCAATCATGGCTACGGCTACGAGTACACATTCGGATTTTAAACTCGTACATGCGAAAATGGTCGGAAGAGTAAGGGTCGCCGGAATCTTCATCGTATTTGAAGAACTTGTGTTGATCGGTGTAAATGGTAGTCATGGAGAATAAGAAAATTGAAGAGTTAGATgagaaaatgaatgaatgaataaatgaatTAGAAGGAGAAGGAAATGACACATAAAGGAGGTGAGGATGCTACAAAAAGATATACAGATAGAGTTttataagagagaaaatgtttaaatggatttttttttaaatatttcttatcTTATCTCactttatcaattaattattcaaattaaaaaaaatactaaattattttaattttcatgaaataagattttaattttataattaatctttttttctaAACAAGCTATGTCATGGGAGTTAGGGTCATCTCCACAATCTGATTATATTTTAAGAACCTTCTCCATATTCCaccatatatattaaataataagtataataatattaaacaaaactaaattgatatatcaaataatattaaactcaCTATAGtttgtaatgtttttaaatttaaaataaaacattggatactaatttattatataaacaaaataattttgcaaataacccaaaaagttattcaaataacctgaATTCAAACAAGTCCTATATTAAATTTCTATAATAGCAATTTATACTTTTCTTAACAGTTTCCTTAAAAagtcattaaaattttaaaatcttaatctagtcataattttatttacaaaataaaaatgtgttatcATACTAGGTTATTAATATTATGAGGAAGAGAATGGAAAAGAATaatgtgtcactacatcacttggttgaaaaaatgataaaaggtaagtagagagaagaaagagaaattttattattttattggctaatcaaattgcgGCACATCATTCTCTCCCCGTTCACTTACTCAAATTCTTTTTCCCACTCATTtctctaatattatttatgctTACTTGTTggatcaaattatatttttgtataacattttagaatagttttaaaataggctcattaaatttattattttaattcaacatgctttattccattcaattcaataaataattaatatcattttatttaaattaattcaagtttttttaatgatttagaTGTAAAGCTAAACTTATCTATATTAGGATAAATCATATCCTTAGAAGATATGTTTGTGGATTGAATTTGATCTTTAAAAGTTGTTATCTCaatctactttatttttttattttatttttaaagttaattttaaaaggtGTCATCTcaatcttcttcatcatttatatatatttttgttaaaaattggtcttaatttttcttataaaatttattatgtatattgtgtatatttataaaattttattatgtatattaaaagtGGATGTATATTTTCCCCCAAAACAAAAAGTGGATGTATATTGTGtaaatttattatgtatatagtTAAAAGTTGATCttgatgattattattatttttaaattataaaaataatcaaaaaaatttttatcaatttttcaacatttttttatttaattcaataaaatctttaaaaacaaatttatttttacttttagtTAAATCttcatactaaattaaaataaaaccactttcaatttaactatttttaaaagttattatgattattaaggTAATATTAGTAAAATACTAGTTTCCAGGTAATCTCGTTACaaattaagacaaaaaaaaaatcataaacttAATGGATATGAGCTGTTTAAATTTAATAGTAACTatcacattattaatttttacatcAATCGTATCATTTAAGTCAATTCattttacattattaattacTGATCAATAAACTATTCTGTaggtataagttataatatattgttGAGTTAAATTAgtacttttaaattattcaaattattcttAGTTCTagaataatattgtatttggcctcttttttttcattcaaatatatttCGTTTTGTATTTTGAACAATCAATAGTTCTagaataatattgtatttgattttttttttttgtttcacgATGGTGTAAGATTAAGATTATTATtcaaactagcatttagccgtgcatttgcacaagtaataatataaaaaaccgtgaaaaaaattacggataacatttttaattttatttttaaccgttttaagtttatgagtgttttaagtttatgggtgggtcaactcacaatccgacccaagtatccatttactcaacatcattatatattagttaattaaaaagttgaacttatattaatattaaaacgttccgcgtttatcaaatttggtgttgaatttaaaatataaagtctttgtagcctagttggttaaagagttatatttgttttgttatgttacaagttcgaaacatacttctaacatttttaattttatttttaaccgttttaaatttaaaaacgggtcaacccacaatccgacccaagtatctaaattaaccacagctctcgacccaacaatccggacactttaaaaattaagcatcattatatatatatatatatatatatatatatatatatatatatatatattagttagttaaaaagttgaacatatattaatattaaaacgtcccgcgtttatcaaatttggtgtttaatttaaaataaaaagtctttgtagcctagttggttaaagagttgtacttgttttgttaggttgcaagttcgaaacatatctctagcatttttaattttatttttaaccgttttaaatttaaaaacgggtcaacccacaatcggacccaagtatccaaattaaccacagctctcgacccggcaatccggacactttaaaaattaagcatcattatatatacatagatAAGAAGTTAAAGtatgaaatttattattattatttatttttatttttattttaaaaacgaTATAAACTCAAAACAACTAAAAGATAAtctaaatgttaaatattataaaaaatatataaaagttaaaatttcaaTAGAACATCCAACTATCTGAAATTTATCGAGGGTGATTACAAATACTGAACAACTAACATTGTTTGAGTTCTATAACGATAAGTAGAAGCAGAACAAATTAACCGAGCGGTATCGGaagaatctctaccaaatattttAAGCAACATTAAAAATTGTCTTTATCCGTGGGTAGGGGTGTGCAAATGGGtaaattcaactcaaattactcaacccaaattaaatttggtCAACCCATTATTCAATctatattaatgaataatatgggttgggtatgagTTGGGTTCGATAACccatattaaattttagtttgtaacatatttattatgttttgaactcgtttagtatttaacacgtttttgtctcGGTAAACATATTTTGATCCGTTTAACAATTATTCGATTCGTTTGACttaatttaatacgtttttgacttattcaacacatttttaactcgtttaactaatatttgaatcgtttgaccattttttattcacttaatacgtttttagttttaataattatgtaacTTGTTTTAATCCATTGCACACGTTTTTAGCttgtttaacatgattttagcacgtttaagacatttttagcacgtttaacacgtttaacatgtttaacacgttctggctcgtttaacacacttgtgacgCATTTAACATTTTCAGTccgtttaatttgtttgttgttCTGTCTAATATgtctttgacattattatacGTTTTTTGATCCGTTCAATatttttgatttgtttgaaattattttaatattttaattactaaattagttg from Impatiens glandulifera chromosome 5, dImpGla2.1, whole genome shotgun sequence includes:
- the LOC124939037 gene encoding zinc finger CCCH domain-containing protein 2-like, with the protein product MTTIYTDQHKFFKYDEDSGDPYSSDHFRMYEFKIRMCTRSRSHDWTDCPFAHPGEKARRRDPRRYHYSSTVCADFRRGSCNMGDNCEFSHGVFESWLHPARYRTEVCKDGKNCNRKICFFAHIPRQLRNIINHCCNCLMSSPTSTLMGICNFSVSHPFDGVSKMSHFIEHVVGNGEDDSEMRDLVDMGILDCPDLGWVDDLLE